One Malus sylvestris chromosome 14, drMalSylv7.2, whole genome shotgun sequence DNA segment encodes these proteins:
- the LOC126599887 gene encoding uncharacterized protein LOC126599887: MGYLQTTPYLPSQIPSSAPPQLRHHRVPPLPSTSPSLTAMTTPSRTRASVTIEGSRTTTRSGHASTQIKCFLQPISSVEMKRKPKSEIFGYRQSKNSSNFSSFSVGSTLRSYCCTDGLVNTVLINDVTSSRWKGGSQTNCNGSRVMPPLGNPTPTIEDLCPKEDFIQIAHRVPRPKEPDKALCCQVPILCSPLKNAQLHLEFLTHHMTVEMIVFHSCGSRINIFAVFEKMLKREMAQTYVPNLLLDPHHWMEITISIPDFLLVEIREHCTMDVFLYAFESFGIGNKVYPEFSLHCPNWWFLTNSFLTRNVQSDTETILVSPTTLLTGTFGWVSSCSMDTFLRMIVKAPKWEFTSRGSIICSTIWHNNLTMIANVCLLVSH, from the exons ATGGGCTATCTTCAAACCACACCATATCTTCCATCGCAGATTCCATCATCTGCACCACCACAGCTAAGACACCATCGTGTTCCACCGTTGCCTTCTACATCTCCGTCGTTGACAGCAATGACGACTCCGTCCAGAACACGTGCTTCCGTAACGATTGAGGGTTCCCGCACAACGACTCGTTCTGGCCATGCTTCTACGCAAATCAAGTGTTTCCTGCAACCAATTTCTTCCGTGGAGATGAAGAGAAAGCCTaagtcagagatctttggctaCCGACAGTCCAAGAACTCTTCGAATTTCTCCTCCTTCTCTGTAGGATCAACTTTACGCTCTTACTGTTGCACTGATGGTCTCGTCAATACCGTGCTGATTAATGATGTTACCTCATCTCGCTGGAAGGGTGGCTCTCAGACTAATTGCAATGGCAGTCGAGTTATGCCACCATTGGGTAACCCTACTCCTACGATTGAAGATCTCTGTCCTAAGGAAGATTTTATTCAGATTGCTCACCGGGTCCCCCGACCAAAGGAACCCGACAAGGCCCTCTGTTGTCAGGTACCCATATTGTGTTCTCCACTGAAAAATGCACAGTTGCATTTGGAATTTCTTACACACCATATGACCGTTGAAATGATTGTGTTTCATTCCTGTGGGAGCCGCATAAACATATTTGCTGTGTTTGAAAAAATGCTGAAGAGAGAAATGGCCCAAACATATGTGCCTAACCTTTTACTTGATCCGCACCATTGGATGGAGATTACTATATCGATTCCTGACTTTCTGCTTGTTGAAATTAGGGAACATTGTACCATGGATGTGTTTCTTTATGCATTCGAATCCTTTGGTATTGGGAACAAGGTGTACCCTGAATTCTCACTTCATTGTCCTAATTGGTGGTTCCTAACGAATTCTTTCCTCACTAGAAATGTTCAGAGTGATACTGAGACCATTTTGGTTTCTCCCACTACCTTGTTGACTGGCACTTTTGGATGGGTGAGTTCGTGCTCTATGGATACTTTTTTAAGGATGATTGTGAAAGCACCGAAGTGGGAGTTTACTAGTAGAGGTTCCATTATTTGTTCTACAATTTGGCACAATAATTTAACTATGATAGCCAATG TTTGTCTACTTGTCTCCCATTAA